Proteins from one Triticum aestivum cultivar Chinese Spring chromosome 7A, IWGSC CS RefSeq v2.1, whole genome shotgun sequence genomic window:
- the LOC123151477 gene encoding uncharacterized protein, translating into MEDMDIGIVCDEGSPGSIASRTGTPVPNDNDYLIVIPYAHIFGLMLQALKLPPATYQHKIYPGGKNRVTVTFISTLELLDGSLVPSSIPGAILDSYEDAEDSAAMEAIRFMENAYGKEMRGYHYTHIKRLENQVTHLVKWLTSSNETIKKLRKTCYYAVRYMNSYSARIENTTAARHLKGQDNTKGVMKTALASIEGLTQRLRYIAMKFEQRLEATRNSFW; encoded by the exons ATGGAGGACATGGACATTGGTATCGTCTGTGACGAGGGTTCCCCAGGATCAATAGCGTCAAGGACAGGAACGCCTGTGCCCAAT GATAATGACTACCTGATAGTGATTCCTTATGCTCACATCTTTGGCCTCATGCTGCAAGCTCTAAAGCTTCCCCCTGCAACTTACCAGCACAAAATATACCCAGGCGGAAAGAATCGTGTGACAGTGACTTTCATTTCTACTTTGGAATTGCTAGATGGTTCACTTGTCCCGAGTTCTATACCAGGTGCAATCTTAGATAGCTATGAAGATGCAGAAGACAGTGCTGCTATGGAGGCTATTAGATTCATGGAGAATGCATATGGCAAAGAAATGAGGGGCTACCACTACACCCATATCAAGAGGCTAGAAAATCAAGTGACGCACCTGGTCAAATGGTTGACTTCATCCAATGAGACAATCAAGAAGCTGCGCAAAACATGCTACTACGCTGTCAGGTACATGAACTCATATTCTGCCCGGATAGAAAACACAACAGCTGCTCGCCACCTGAAAGGTCAGGACAACACCAAAGGAGTTATGAAAACAGCTCTTGCAAGCATCGAAGGACTGACGCAAAGGCTACGCTACATTGCTATGAAGTTTGAGCAGCGCCTTGAAGCAACCAGAAACAGTTTCTGGTAA
- the LOC123152902 gene encoding uncharacterized protein, with protein MPPPPPLLLLPLGRLSPPPPTPPPLFASSPNQHSQTTRCGRGGNRSDEEATDREAGKRNQVVLLPWPGLDQPHLPPPSPAERSGGSASSSEQGRTGIRSRDLLARGRHRTDSNLQPVPTQKVTVIQEEPDATEDANGNHVSQFSK; from the exons atgccgccgccaccgccgctgcttcTCCTCCCTCTCGGCCGCCTGTCTCCCCcgcctccaacacctcctcctctctTTGCCTCCTCACCCAACCAGCACAGCCAGACCACGCGATGTGGACGAGGAGGCAACAGATCGGACGAGGAGGCAACAGATCGGGAGGCGGGCAAGAGGAACCAGGTGGTTCTCCTTCCATGGCCGGGCCTCGACCAGCCGCATCTTCCTCCTCCCAGTCCGGCTGAGAGGAGTGGCGGATCCGCCTCCTCAAGCGAGCAGGGGCGCACGGGGATTCGATCCAGGGATCTCCTTGCGAGAGGCCGCCACCGTACCGACTCCAACCTGCAGCCTGTTCCAACTCAG AAAGTGACAGTTATACAAGAAGAACCAGATGCCACTGAAGATGCCAACGGTAACCATGTGTCTCAGTTT TCCAAGTAA